From a single Streptomyces liliifuscus genomic region:
- the pepN gene encoding aminopeptidase N, with protein MSFEPDEARFVWACFDQPDLKAPHAFTVTAPSAWTVTSNSGDPRIEELESARRWTFPDTPPLSTYNTVINAGPFHEIRREADGHDLGIYARRSLAPILERDADELFTVTRQGLAFFGEVFAMPFPQRKYDQVFVPEFGGAMENYGCVTWSDVFLRRATPTPAESELFAKVLLHEMAHMWFGNIVTMRWWDDLWLNEAFAEFACHWAAERATRYTDAWASHLAGGKLRAYLSDQGPVSHPIHQPIHDVAQAASIFDNITYPKGASVLQQLMTYVGEEQFRVGMTAYFARHAWGSATLQDLIDALSEASGRDLDTWRTAWLATAGTDRFSLERDGDTVTLVAADTPRPQVLAVGAYSRNNGNSTNGEVLERRALMRVEVTQTRTPVTGLPTEEDLDVLLINDEDLTFATTRPDRATRDAFFRAAAQLPTAISRGVATATVWDMLTTGEATAAEAGRCITAVLTAETSDSVIEPYLTLVANIAELWAPEGERAGLTAAVAEACLRLATDPGRRQVALRGLARTATTPDDLTRLREQAGDDVDLLWRALVREAELGGDVSSESARLLERDPDPDAWVRALTVRAALPDPAAKAEVWQKLAVDRAVPVNSVGQVAAAFWRPDQDTLLTPYTRHYLDSVPHLHRGGMIPAMVFAGQLFPPHAIDPAYIEEAQKTSQEAAPVVRNTLLERSDMVKRMLNSRGTPTGRVSG; from the coding sequence ATGAGTTTCGAGCCGGACGAGGCCCGCTTCGTCTGGGCGTGCTTCGACCAACCCGACCTCAAGGCACCGCACGCCTTCACCGTCACGGCCCCGTCCGCGTGGACCGTCACCAGCAACTCCGGCGACCCGCGCATCGAGGAACTGGAGTCGGCCCGCCGCTGGACCTTCCCGGACACCCCGCCGCTGTCGACGTACAACACCGTCATCAACGCGGGCCCCTTCCACGAGATCCGCCGCGAAGCAGACGGCCACGACCTGGGCATCTATGCCCGCCGCTCCCTCGCTCCGATTCTTGAGCGTGACGCGGACGAGCTCTTCACCGTCACCCGACAGGGGCTCGCCTTCTTCGGCGAGGTCTTCGCGATGCCGTTCCCGCAGCGCAAGTACGACCAGGTGTTCGTGCCCGAATTCGGCGGCGCGATGGAGAACTACGGCTGTGTGACCTGGTCGGACGTGTTCCTGCGACGGGCGACGCCGACGCCCGCCGAGAGCGAGCTGTTCGCGAAGGTGCTGCTGCACGAGATGGCGCACATGTGGTTCGGCAACATCGTCACCATGCGGTGGTGGGACGACCTCTGGCTGAACGAGGCGTTCGCGGAGTTCGCCTGTCACTGGGCCGCCGAGCGCGCCACCCGGTACACCGACGCGTGGGCGAGCCATCTGGCGGGCGGCAAGCTCAGGGCGTACCTCTCCGACCAGGGTCCCGTCTCGCACCCGATCCACCAGCCAATCCACGACGTCGCCCAGGCCGCGTCGATCTTCGACAACATCACGTATCCCAAGGGCGCCTCGGTTCTCCAGCAGCTCATGACGTATGTCGGCGAAGAGCAGTTCAGGGTCGGCATGACCGCCTACTTCGCGCGTCACGCGTGGGGCAGCGCCACGCTCCAGGACCTGATCGACGCACTCTCCGAGGCCAGCGGGCGGGACCTGGACACCTGGCGCACGGCCTGGCTGGCGACGGCGGGCACCGACCGCTTCTCACTGGAACGCGACGGCGACACCGTCACGCTCGTGGCCGCCGACACCCCGCGCCCGCAGGTGCTGGCGGTGGGCGCGTACAGCAGGAACAACGGGAACAGCACGAACGGCGAAGTCCTGGAACGCAGGGCGCTGATGCGCGTCGAGGTCACGCAGACCCGCACTCCGGTCACCGGCCTCCCGACCGAGGAGGATCTCGACGTTCTGCTGATCAACGACGAGGACCTGACCTTCGCCACGACCCGTCCCGACCGCGCGACCAGGGACGCCTTCTTCCGCGCGGCCGCTCAACTGCCCACCGCCATCTCCCGAGGAGTCGCCACGGCGACCGTGTGGGACATGCTGACCACCGGCGAGGCCACGGCGGCGGAAGCCGGGCGGTGCATCACCGCCGTCCTCACGGCCGAGACGTCCGACTCCGTGATCGAGCCCTACCTGACCCTCGTCGCGAACATCGCCGAACTGTGGGCGCCGGAAGGCGAACGCGCCGGACTGACAGCGGCGGTGGCGGAGGCCTGTCTGCGCCTCGCCACGGACCCCGGTCGACGCCAGGTCGCCCTTCGCGGACTGGCCCGCACCGCGACGACACCGGACGACTTGACCCGGCTCCGCGAACAGGCCGGTGACGACGTGGACCTGCTCTGGCGAGCGCTGGTCCGGGAGGCGGAACTCGGCGGGGACGTCTCGTCGGAGAGCGCCCGCCTGCTGGAACGCGACCCGGACCCCGATGCCTGGGTCCGCGCCCTCACCGTACGGGCCGCGCTGCCGGACCCCGCCGCGAAGGCAGAGGTCTGGCAGAAGCTGGCGGTGGACCGCGCGGTGCCCGTCAACTCGGTCGGCCAGGTGGCTGCGGCGTTCTGGCGCCCCGACCAGGACACCCTGTTGACGCCGTACACCCGGCACTACCTGGACTCGGTTCCGCATCTGCACCGAGGCGGAATGATCCCGGCGATGGTCTTCGCGGGCCAGCTCTTCCCACCGCACGCCATTGACCCCGCGTACATCGAGGAGGCCCAGAAGACGTCCCAGGAGGCGGCCCCGGTGGTCCGCAACACGCTCCTGGAACGCTCGGACATGGTGAAGCGAATGCTCAACTCCCGGGGCACTCCGACGGGCCGGGTGAGTGGGTGA
- a CDS encoding NAD(P)H-dependent flavin oxidoreductase yields MGLSTRFTQLLGVRHPIVLAPMGGSAGGALAAAVSRGGGLGMLGSANGDPEWLARELPLIAEAGGKPWGIGFLTWQIDVDAIERALEHRPRAVMLSFGDPSPFAERIRRAGTVLIIQVTDLEEARRAVDLGADVIVAQGTESGGHGARQGRSTLPFVPVVVDLAAPVPVLAAGGIADGRGVAAALALGAEGALIGTRFQATTEALVDPATAKAIVEGHGEDTERNRVLDIARGSRWPSKYTARTLGHPYLDQWRGREAELAADPRARQDYQHDVAQGEIPPLPMWAGEAIDLITDLPSAADLVSTLAAQAEDALDRAGRR; encoded by the coding sequence ATGGGGCTGTCGACGCGGTTCACGCAGTTGCTGGGTGTGCGGCATCCGATCGTGCTGGCGCCGATGGGCGGATCTGCCGGCGGTGCGCTGGCGGCGGCCGTCTCTCGTGGTGGCGGGCTCGGGATGCTGGGCTCCGCGAACGGCGATCCGGAGTGGCTGGCCCGCGAGCTGCCGCTCATCGCGGAGGCCGGTGGGAAGCCGTGGGGGATCGGTTTCCTGACCTGGCAGATCGACGTCGACGCGATCGAGCGGGCGCTGGAACACCGGCCCAGGGCAGTGATGTTGTCCTTCGGGGACCCGAGCCCGTTCGCCGAGCGCATCCGCAGGGCGGGCACGGTGCTGATCATCCAGGTGACCGACCTGGAAGAGGCCAGGCGGGCGGTCGACCTGGGCGCCGATGTCATCGTGGCGCAAGGCACCGAGAGTGGTGGGCACGGGGCCCGACAAGGGCGTTCCACCTTGCCGTTCGTGCCGGTCGTGGTGGATCTGGCGGCACCCGTGCCGGTACTGGCGGCCGGCGGGATCGCCGACGGCCGTGGGGTGGCGGCGGCCCTGGCGCTGGGCGCCGAGGGAGCGCTGATCGGCACACGCTTCCAAGCCACGACCGAGGCCCTGGTGGATCCCGCGACCGCCAAGGCGATCGTCGAGGGACATGGCGAGGACACCGAGCGCAACAGGGTGCTCGACATCGCCCGAGGCTCCCGGTGGCCGTCGAAGTACACCGCCCGCACCCTCGGCCACCCCTACCTGGACCAGTGGCGCGGCAGGGAAGCCGAACTCGCCGCGGACCCCAGGGCAAGACAGGACTACCAACACGACGTGGCGCAGGGTGAAATCCCTCCGCTGCCGATGTGGGCGGGCGAGGCGATCGACCTCATCACCGACCTGCCGTCCGCGGCCGATCTCGTCTCCACCCTGGCCGCGCAGGCCGAAGACGCACTCGACCGAGCCGGAAGACGCTGA
- a CDS encoding ankyrin repeat domain-containing protein, with product MNQRQRKKLSRQLFAAILAGDTARVKAALRAGADPERGDSEGTTPLYVASVNGEAEIARLLLLAGASPDVESSGLGSDGTPLCAAACWGHTETVRELLAHGADPNLHEDHGTGRSPLHWATIGPHPETADLLRTAGAAAT from the coding sequence ATGAATCAGCGGCAGCGGAAGAAGCTCTCCCGCCAACTCTTCGCAGCAATTCTGGCGGGTGACACCGCCCGCGTGAAGGCAGCGCTGCGGGCCGGAGCCGACCCGGAGCGAGGAGACAGCGAGGGCACCACCCCGCTGTACGTGGCATCCGTGAACGGAGAAGCAGAGATCGCCCGCCTGCTCCTGCTGGCAGGAGCCTCTCCTGACGTCGAGAGCAGCGGCCTCGGCTCGGACGGCACGCCGTTGTGCGCGGCCGCATGCTGGGGGCACACCGAGACAGTGCGCGAACTGCTGGCGCACGGCGCCGATCCGAACCTCCATGAAGATCACGGCACAGGCCGCTCCCCTCTGCACTGGGCGACCATCGGCCCACACCCCGAAACAGCCGATCTCCTCAGGACAGCGGGAGCGGCAGCGACGTAG
- a CDS encoding DUF4037 domain-containing protein — MTKPSFIPGLELCRHFYFEAVRPLLDEAVPGIAHSAARLGSGSEVLGFDTARSADHEWGPRLQLFLDPQDVTRHGARITELLSERLPKTFRGYPTHFAPAGEAGIGVMETTDGPVHHRIEVTDLGAWFTAQLGFDPCRDVTPADWLATPTQLLAEVTGGAVFHDGLGRLVPARAALDWYPHDLWLHLLACQWQRISQEEAFVGRCGEVGDELGSAVVAARLVRDVMRLCLLMDRRYPPYSKWLGSAFARIPRASSLTPVLTAALAATDWHLREHHLTRAYEAVAVMHNQLGLTDPVDPTTRPYHSRPFQVLHAERFTEALIARITDPAIGSLPTIGTVDQFIDSTDVLSHPELTRTAAHVTVTERTS, encoded by the coding sequence ATGACCAAGCCGTCCTTCATCCCCGGGCTGGAACTCTGCCGCCACTTCTACTTCGAAGCCGTACGGCCATTGCTGGACGAGGCCGTCCCCGGAATTGCGCACTCCGCCGCGCGCCTGGGCAGTGGCTCGGAAGTCCTCGGATTCGACACCGCCCGCTCCGCCGACCACGAGTGGGGCCCCCGCCTGCAGCTCTTCTTGGACCCGCAGGACGTCACCCGCCATGGCGCGAGGATCACCGAGCTGCTCTCCGAACGCCTGCCCAAGACTTTCCGCGGCTACCCGACGCACTTCGCCCCGGCCGGTGAAGCGGGCATTGGGGTCATGGAGACGACCGACGGGCCGGTCCACCATCGAATCGAAGTCACGGACCTGGGCGCCTGGTTCACCGCGCAACTCGGCTTCGACCCGTGCAGGGACGTCACACCGGCGGACTGGCTGGCCACGCCCACGCAACTGCTCGCCGAGGTCACCGGCGGTGCCGTCTTCCACGACGGACTCGGTCGGCTCGTACCGGCGCGCGCAGCCCTCGACTGGTACCCGCACGATCTCTGGCTCCATTTGCTCGCCTGCCAGTGGCAGCGCATCTCCCAGGAGGAGGCCTTCGTCGGCCGTTGCGGCGAAGTGGGCGACGAGCTGGGATCCGCTGTCGTCGCCGCTCGTCTGGTGCGCGATGTGATGAGGCTCTGCCTGCTCATGGACCGCCGCTATCCGCCGTACAGCAAGTGGCTCGGCAGCGCCTTCGCCCGCATTCCCCGGGCGTCCTCCCTCACCCCGGTCCTCACCGCGGCCCTCGCCGCCACCGACTGGCACCTCCGGGAGCACCACTTGACCCGCGCCTACGAGGCCGTCGCGGTCATGCACAACCAGCTCGGCCTCACCGACCCCGTCGACCCCACCACGCGGCCCTACCACAGCAGACCATTCCAAGTGCTGCACGCCGAACGCTTCACCGAGGCGCTGATTGCCCGCATCACCGACCCGGCCATCGGCTCCCTGCCGACGATCGGCACCGTCGACCAGTTCATCGACAGCACCGACGTCCTCAGCCACCCCGAACTGACACGCACGGCCGCTCACGTAACGGTGACCGAAAGGACGAGCTGA
- a CDS encoding glutaredoxin domain-containing protein gives MMRAWILPMLLVLSGSVVAAGLTLRGSTGAAVALLLVFLLLAGVNSPLIFPRSIGALEAQRRSAVDGRPVVFWRPGCVYCQRLRMRLGRSARRLHWVDIWRDADGAAVVRAANDGNETVPTVFVAGRPHVNPDPAWVREQLSPPA, from the coding sequence ATGATGCGCGCCTGGATCCTGCCGATGTTGCTTGTACTCAGTGGCTCAGTCGTTGCCGCTGGGCTGACCCTGAGAGGGAGCACCGGCGCGGCCGTAGCGCTCCTGCTGGTGTTTCTGCTGCTCGCAGGCGTCAACTCGCCCCTGATTTTCCCGAGGTCGATCGGTGCCCTGGAGGCACAACGCCGCAGTGCGGTCGACGGCCGGCCGGTCGTCTTCTGGCGGCCGGGTTGCGTCTACTGCCAGCGACTGCGCATGCGGTTGGGCCGCAGCGCCCGCCGGTTGCACTGGGTCGACATCTGGCGTGACGCGGATGGAGCAGCTGTGGTGAGGGCAGCCAACGACGGCAATGAGACCGTGCCGACTGTCTTCGTTGCGGGCCGACCGCACGTCAACCCCGATCCGGCATGGGTACGCGAACAGCTCTCTCCTCCCGCGTGA
- a CDS encoding MFS transporter: MDGDRRGWLQCLLSGAVFAVCMAGTTLPTPLYPLYQEKFGFSELTVTVVYAVYAFAVIAVLLLAGNVSDAVGRRPVLLWGLGFAAASAICFLCATGLGWLYVGRLFSGLSAGLFTGAATVYVMELAPEGGASRATFVATAANMGGLGCGPLLAGVLAEYAAWPLYLPFVVHLALATGSAALLLWWLPETVRERRPLSTVRPQRPGVPPQVRKAFVPAAIASFAGFALFGVFTSVSPAFLAQFLDVDNHAVSGLVVALAFFSSTAGQLAVGRVGLERSLPLGCAGLLAGLALLAGALHWDLLSLVVLSAIVGGVGQGLAFRGALSAVAQASPADRRASVISTLFVVAYAGISVPVIGVGLLTSPIGLEGAGLVFIACMAVLVSTAGVYLLRRPVRTTT; encoded by the coding sequence ATGGACGGTGATCGCCGAGGGTGGCTCCAGTGTTTGCTCAGCGGGGCGGTGTTCGCCGTGTGCATGGCCGGTACGACGCTGCCGACCCCGCTCTACCCCCTCTATCAGGAGAAGTTCGGGTTCTCCGAGCTGACGGTGACCGTCGTGTACGCCGTGTACGCCTTCGCGGTCATCGCCGTGCTGCTGCTGGCGGGCAACGTCTCGGATGCCGTGGGCAGGCGCCCGGTGCTGCTCTGGGGCCTGGGGTTCGCGGCGGCCAGCGCCATCTGCTTCCTGTGTGCCACCGGACTTGGCTGGCTCTATGTGGGGCGGTTGTTCTCGGGGCTGTCCGCCGGTCTCTTCACCGGGGCAGCCACGGTGTATGTGATGGAGCTGGCACCGGAGGGCGGTGCGTCCCGGGCCACGTTCGTGGCGACCGCCGCCAACATGGGCGGGCTGGGCTGCGGTCCACTGCTCGCCGGAGTCCTCGCCGAGTACGCCGCCTGGCCGCTGTATCTCCCGTTCGTCGTGCACCTCGCGCTGGCGACCGGTTCGGCCGCCCTCCTGCTGTGGTGGCTGCCGGAGACCGTGCGCGAGCGGCGGCCGCTGAGCACGGTGCGGCCCCAGCGGCCCGGTGTGCCCCCGCAGGTGCGGAAGGCGTTCGTGCCTGCGGCGATCGCCTCGTTCGCGGGGTTCGCACTGTTCGGGGTGTTCACGTCGGTCAGCCCGGCGTTCCTGGCGCAGTTCCTGGACGTGGACAATCACGCCGTCAGTGGCCTCGTCGTCGCGCTCGCCTTCTTCTCCTCGACCGCAGGGCAACTGGCGGTCGGCCGGGTCGGGTTGGAACGGTCGCTGCCGCTTGGCTGCGCCGGGCTCCTCGCCGGGCTGGCGCTGCTCGCGGGCGCACTGCACTGGGACCTGCTCTCGCTGGTGGTGCTGAGCGCGATCGTCGGCGGGGTCGGGCAGGGTCTGGCGTTTCGCGGTGCGCTCTCCGCGGTGGCCCAGGCGTCTCCCGCGGACCGCCGGGCGTCGGTGATCTCGACGCTGTTCGTGGTGGCATACGCGGGCATCTCGGTGCCGGTGATCGGTGTGGGACTACTGACGAGTCCGATCGGCCTGGAGGGCGCCGGGCTGGTGTTCATCGCCTGCATGGCCGTCCTGGTGTCGACCGCGGGCGTCTACTTGCTCCGGCGACCGGTACGAACGACTACGTGA
- a CDS encoding FAD-dependent oxidoreductase — protein sequence MTDNGSTQPTRHHPIAIIGGGLGGLTLARVLHVHGIEATVFDLEASPEVRTQGGMLDIHENSGQAALRAADLYDEFRKLIHPGGEAMRLVDPQGSVRLAQEDDGNGDRPEVDRGQLRDLLLDSLPAGTVRWGKRATGARELDHGRHEVTFADGTAITTDLLVGADGAWSRIRPLVSDALPAYTGISFVETDLLEAASRHPAAAAVVGDGFFICLGDHKGFLAHNESDGSIHVYTAVKAAEGWLDTIDFTDTETAKKQVLAHFDGWHEDLRALVADADGPAVPRRIHALPVGHRWDHRVGVTLLGDAAHLMSPFAGEGANLAMFDGAQLGRAIADHSRDKESALTAYEQELFPRSEASAADSAASLELMFGDNALQGLYDQFASHGHADN from the coding sequence ATGACCGACAACGGTTCCACCCAGCCCACCCGACACCACCCCATCGCGATCATCGGTGGCGGCCTCGGCGGCCTCACCCTGGCCCGGGTGCTGCACGTCCACGGCATCGAGGCGACCGTCTTCGACCTGGAAGCATCACCCGAGGTCCGTACTCAGGGCGGCATGCTCGACATCCACGAGAACTCCGGACAAGCCGCGCTGCGCGCCGCGGATCTGTACGACGAATTCCGCAAGCTGATCCATCCCGGCGGCGAGGCGATGCGCCTCGTCGACCCACAGGGATCGGTGCGCCTGGCGCAGGAGGACGACGGCAACGGCGACCGCCCCGAAGTGGACCGCGGGCAACTGCGCGACCTGTTGTTGGACTCGCTTCCGGCGGGCACCGTTCGCTGGGGAAAACGTGCTACCGGCGCCCGGGAGCTGGACCACGGCCGTCACGAGGTGACCTTCGCGGACGGCACGGCGATCACCACTGATCTGCTCGTCGGTGCGGACGGCGCCTGGTCGCGCATCCGCCCCCTTGTCTCCGATGCCCTCCCCGCCTACACGGGGATCTCCTTCGTCGAGACCGACCTGTTGGAGGCCGCCTCCCGCCACCCGGCCGCCGCCGCGGTGGTCGGAGATGGATTCTTCATCTGCCTCGGCGACCACAAGGGCTTCCTCGCGCACAACGAGTCCGACGGCAGCATCCACGTCTACACCGCGGTCAAGGCGGCCGAGGGCTGGCTGGACACCATCGACTTCACCGACACGGAGACCGCGAAGAAGCAGGTCCTCGCCCACTTCGACGGCTGGCACGAGGATCTGCGCGCGCTGGTCGCCGACGCCGACGGCCCCGCGGTTCCCCGCCGTATCCACGCCCTGCCCGTCGGCCACCGCTGGGACCACCGAGTCGGTGTCACCCTCCTCGGCGACGCCGCGCACCTGATGTCCCCCTTCGCAGGGGAGGGAGCCAACCTGGCCATGTTCGACGGCGCCCAGCTCGGCCGGGCGATCGCCGACCACTCCAGGGACAAGGAGTCCGCCCTCACTGCCTACGAACAGGAACTCTTCCCTCGCAGCGAGGCGTCCGCCGCTGACTCCGCCGCCAGCCTGGAGCTGATGTTCGGCGACAACGCTCTGCAGGGCCTGTACGACCAGTTCGCCTCCCACGGCCACGCCGACAACTGA
- a CDS encoding TetR/AcrR family transcriptional regulator: MTERRRTPTSRRERPAKPALTREGIVATAVALMRAEGLEKVTMRLLAQELDTGPASLYVYVANTAELHAAVLDELLGEVELDPAGGEGDWRDRLAGVLTSYSDMLFEHPALARSALTARPNGEHYLRLLERLLALLDEGGVPRTQAAWGVDVLLQFATATAAEQSTRRQAADAEQEWDALTRAIHGVDEKTHPHVHTLAASLLAGSPEDRMTWCFQALIHGIAHTPTPSPTPSPAPTPDTDRSGS; this comes from the coding sequence GTGACAGAACGACGCAGAACACCGACCAGCAGGCGGGAGCGTCCGGCGAAACCGGCGCTGACCCGCGAAGGGATCGTCGCGACGGCGGTCGCCCTCATGCGTGCCGAAGGGCTGGAGAAGGTGACCATGCGGCTCCTGGCGCAGGAGCTGGACACCGGACCGGCCTCGTTGTACGTGTACGTGGCCAACACCGCCGAACTGCACGCGGCCGTCCTGGACGAGCTGCTCGGCGAGGTCGAACTGGACCCCGCTGGGGGCGAAGGCGACTGGCGCGACAGGCTCGCGGGGGTGCTCACCTCCTACTCCGACATGCTCTTCGAGCATCCGGCGCTGGCCCGCTCGGCTCTGACCGCCCGGCCCAACGGCGAGCACTACCTGCGGCTGCTGGAGCGGCTGCTGGCTCTCCTGGACGAGGGCGGCGTACCGCGCACGCAGGCCGCCTGGGGCGTGGACGTCCTGCTGCAGTTCGCCACCGCCACCGCGGCCGAGCAGTCCACCCGCAGGCAGGCGGCGGACGCCGAGCAGGAATGGGACGCCCTCACTCGTGCAATCCACGGCGTCGACGAGAAGACCCACCCCCACGTCCACACGCTGGCGGCAAGCCTCCTGGCCGGATCGCCCGAGGACCGCATGACCTGGTGCTTTCAAGCACTGATTCACGGCATCGCCCACACTCCTACCCCCAGCCCCACCCCCAGCCCCGCTCCGACGCCGGACACGGACCGCAGCGGCAGCTGA
- a CDS encoding FAD-dependent monooxygenase, producing MNTRTATKGSVLVSGASIAGPAVAFWLQRYGFAVTVVEKSSGLRGGGYPIDVRGTAVEVARRMGILPQLQKAHIESRRLTFLNADGSEAAVVHPQAVVGGVEGHDVEVPRGDLAELLYGAVRDEVEFVFDDSIDALKEHQHGVDVTLRSGVQRTFDLVLGADGLHSRTRELVFGPEDQFHRYLGYCFAIFTMPNTFGLSHEALIWNTPGRAAALYAVKDSNELHAFLNFAHPEPPRDVLRAPEAQRDLVATTFADDGWEIPAMVAAMRHANDAFFDTVSQVHMPCWSSGRVALLGDAAYAPSFLTGQGSSLALVGAYMLAGSLAAHRDHTAAFAAYELEIRAFVELNQAQVGEGDAALFPTTADALERRNKKLRGLTALPPKSGRPAHTALTLPEHTEDFPGELGSR from the coding sequence ATGAACACAAGAACCGCAACGAAGGGTTCGGTCCTGGTTTCCGGCGCGAGCATCGCGGGTCCCGCCGTGGCGTTCTGGCTGCAACGGTACGGATTCGCTGTGACGGTGGTGGAGAAGTCCAGCGGACTTCGTGGCGGCGGGTACCCGATCGACGTGCGCGGCACCGCGGTGGAGGTCGCTCGCCGAATGGGAATCCTGCCGCAGCTCCAGAAAGCGCATATCGAGTCGCGCCGGTTGACCTTCCTCAACGCCGATGGCAGTGAGGCGGCGGTGGTTCATCCACAGGCGGTGGTCGGCGGTGTCGAGGGACATGATGTCGAGGTGCCTCGCGGGGATTTGGCGGAACTCCTGTACGGTGCCGTCCGCGACGAGGTGGAGTTCGTGTTCGACGACTCCATCGACGCACTCAAGGAACACCAGCACGGAGTCGACGTCACCCTCCGCAGCGGCGTCCAGCGCACCTTCGATCTGGTCCTGGGCGCGGACGGACTGCACTCGCGTACCCGAGAGCTTGTATTCGGACCCGAGGATCAATTCCACCGCTATTTGGGGTACTGCTTCGCCATATTCACCATGCCCAACACCTTTGGGCTCTCCCACGAAGCACTCATCTGGAACACTCCCGGAAGGGCCGCGGCGCTCTACGCGGTCAAGGACAGCAACGAGCTACACGCATTCCTCAACTTCGCCCACCCTGAACCGCCTCGCGATGTCCTCCGCGCCCCGGAGGCGCAACGTGATCTCGTCGCCACCACCTTCGCCGACGACGGATGGGAAATCCCGGCCATGGTCGCCGCCATGCGCCACGCGAACGACGCGTTCTTCGACACCGTGAGCCAAGTCCACATGCCGTGCTGGTCCAGTGGCCGGGTCGCGCTCCTCGGCGATGCCGCCTACGCCCCTTCGTTCCTGACCGGGCAAGGGTCCAGCCTCGCCCTCGTCGGCGCCTACATGCTCGCGGGTTCGCTGGCCGCCCATCGCGACCACACCGCGGCCTTCGCCGCGTACGAACTCGAAATCCGCGCATTCGTCGAACTGAACCAGGCACAGGTCGGCGAAGGCGACGCGGCGCTTTTCCCCACCACTGCCGATGCTCTTGAACGGCGCAACAAGAAACTCCGCGGCCTCACCGCCTTGCCACCGAAATCCGGGCGCCCGGCCCACACGGCTCTCACATTGCCCGAACACACCGAGGACTTCCCCGGCGAGCTTGGCTCCCGGTGA